A window of Brettanomyces nanus chromosome 2, complete sequence contains these coding sequences:
- a CDS encoding uncharacterized protein (CAZy:GH3) codes for MSEEIESEEFVRDKIGKMLIAGFEGYEVTPDSQAEQLIRLHRVHSFILGSKNFADAQQMKTLIQSLQDLARSERYDHPLLMAVDQELGCCNSMYDDEWLTQFPGAMGMAATNDLDLIFKIGEAVGQELKAIGFSLYMGPVLDIVPKMASQLIGIRSFGSSVEDVENYAGALARGLKKAGIATCAKHFPGMGTSFVDNLLELPMILENFQQLENFNILPFKHLMSEGLVDAVHASGVAVPNIAPNEIHACLSPKIINKLLRGECKFNGLVISECLELEALCRSIGLGQGAVMSILYARCDMAMVCNDYLYQKEALSSLKKAYDSGGYELIFAESLGRIDKVLSKLEWTPSIVMTPEILNIHRKLSARAYKASVTLIRDNQEALPLSRHFSKKHENKILLLTPLLSEIHPNAHHCLSKDDDSSLQKLLPGETVFREFGERLGNYRKDLNYEVLHTSYTANGLTSMHESLIAHCQAVILVCAEAARNMYQIGVAKHVSLLCGGYRKLNGFMKKPLIIIAATTPYDFLYHKGIGSTYLCTYDYTWNALSHVPAILFGDVKPTGKVPGNLNRVEYEADSNEEGGPKFQSGNSNRDNSNTNSLGMILNDSPLTNLISDAEDRKQVLFAMKEGDKSEVSSIGRSSPSPVLEASHHLRKRRKLKKPWLVEDFKLERDFTSLVLLLKNSGGSDLQENINPEILETLRRFLQENNGERGHHFVVRNSTINILHGAIFTWLDRDGMNGRILFVLVDKAKRKQSIAEALHEHAIKYLTILKGCKTITLGSTFPLFNFFSGLLCKEIAENWGSAYSPQTGKTKLSNSSLQILNFCRSTGWFTSRYPVSRVLPARKCILLLNLDKWMLSEKLVKQLKVLGIRFEIAKDYEEIIELIKRKSFKISDDEAHFAELYTAAADYIAQEGLKQLKNTIIFKMIDVNTKALIGSVILYNTNSMLADWYPYVKTISKGKVNPMSCLTGVFVDSSYETLKPVMKLGLICTGVSFVKQFRMQTVMLDNCEKSEIGELIDSGFELYSEYLSLLGIKMSYEWIVKLELYNSSIEASNAVGDSIAAKINAFHPTDSKPFVLGLPTGSSPLKVYARLIELYQQGIVDFSNVVSFNMDEYYNLPPTNPQSYHYFMYSNFFDHVNFKRGNINILNGMVENWQEECRRYEAKIKSYGKINFFLGGMGPEGHLAFNEAGSTRESITRRIFLVDSTVRANSRFFGGESEKVPKSALSVGISTILDNSDEVCIVVFGKAKNWALLQTLTKKPTSVIPSTFLKTHHNTTIVADYEAIEGGNCSKI; via the exons ATGTCAGAAGAAATAGAGTCCGAGGAATTTGTCAGGGACAAGATCGGCAAAATGCTTATAGCCGGGTTCGAAGGTTATGAGGTGACCCCCGATTCTCAAGCTGAGCAGTTGATCAGGTTACACCGGGTCCATTCGTTTATATTGGGATCCAAAAATTTTGCCGATGCCCAGCAGATGAAGACATTGATCCAGTCTTTACAGGATCTTGCCAGAAGTGAGCGATATGATCACCCCCTTCTCATGGCCGTCGATCAAGAACTAGGGTGCTGTAACTCCATgtatgatgatgaatggCTTACGCAGTTTCCGGGAGCTATGGGTATGGCAGCCACGAATGATCTTGACcttatcttcaaaattggGGAGGCTGTGGGTCAGGAACTCAAGGCCATTGGTTTCAGCCTATATATGGGTCCTGTGTTGGACATTGTTCCCAAAATGGCGAGTCAACTCATTGGCATAAGATCATTTGGCTCCAGCGTCGAGGACGTGGAGAACTATGCAGGTGCACTTGCCAGGGGCTTGAAAAAGGCTGGCATAGCCACTTGTGCGAAGCATTTTCCTGGTATGGGAACATCATTTGTGGATAATCTATTGGAATTACCCATGATACTAGAAAACTTCCAACAACTAGAGAATTTCAATATCTTGCCCTTTAAGCATCTTATGAGTGAAGGTTTGGTGGATGCCGTTCATGCCAGCGGTGTTGCAGTACCTAACATTGCTCCTAATGAAATTCATGCCTGTCTTTCACCTAAGATTATCAATAAACTTCTCCGCGGTGAATGCAAGTTTAATGGATTAGTTATTTCTGAATGCCTTGAGTTGGAGGCTTTATGCCGTAGTATTGGCCTTGGACAGGGAGCTGTAATGTCCATTTTATATGCTAGGTGCGATATGGCTATGGTTTGCAACGATTATCTTTATCAGAAGGAGGCATTGAGCTCACTTAAAAAAGCATACGATTCCGGTGGCTACGAATTGATCTTTGCAGAGTCTTTGGGACGTATTGATAAAGTCTTGTCCAAGCTGGAGTGGACTCCAAGCATAGTAATGACTCCGGAAATATTGAATATACACAGAAAGCTCTCTGCCCGGGCTTACAAGGCATCAGTTACACTCATAAGGGATAATCAAGAGGCTTTACCCCTTAGTAGGCATTTCAGTAAGAAACACGAGAAtaaaatccttcttttgaCTCCTCTATTGTCAGAAATTCATCCTAATGCCCATCATTGTCTGTCTAAAGATGACGATAGCAGTTTACAAAAGTTGCTGCCTGGTGAAACCGTGTTTCGAGAATTTGGAGAAAGGCTTGGAAACTATAGGAAGGACCTGAACTATGAGGTGCTTCATACTTCATATACTGCAAACGGATTGACAAGTATGCATGAATCTTTAATAGCCCACTGTCAGGCAGTAATCTTGGTGTGTGCTGAGGCAGCAAGGAACATGTATCAGATTGGTGTTGCCAAACACGTGAGCCTTTTATGCGGTGGATATAGGAAGCTCAATGGATTCATGAAAAAGCCGTTGATTATAATTGCGGCGACTACCCCTTACGATTTCTTGTACCATAAGGGCATTGGGTCCACTTACTTGTGCACTTATGATTATACATGGAACGCTCTAAGCCATGTGCCTGCGATTCTTTTCGGAGACGTAAAACCGACGGGGAAAGTGCCTGGCAACTTAAATCGGGTTGAATATGAGGCAGATAGCAACGAAGAAGGTGGACCCAAATTCCAGAGTGGAAACTCAAATCGTGATAATAGTAATACAAATTCTCTTGGGATGATCTTGAATGATTCTCCTCTTACAAACTTGATCTCCGATGCCGAAGATAGGAAGCAAGTGCTTTTTGCGATGAAGGAAGGAGATAAGTCTGAGGTGTCATCTATTGGCCGCTCATCGCCGTCCCCGGTACTAGAGGCTAGTCATCACCTGAGGAAGCggaggaagttgaaaaagccATGGCTAGTCGAAGACTTTAAACTTGAAAGGGATTTCACTAGTCTTGTACTTCTACTAAAAAACTCAGGTGGTTCCGATCTGCAAGAGAATATTAATCCAGAGATACTGGAGACTCTTCGTCGTTTCCTACAGGAGAATAACGGTGAACGAGGGCATCATTTCGTGGTGAGAAATTCCACTATCAACATTCTGCACGGTGCCATCTTTACATGGTTAGATAGAGACGGTATGAACGGCAGAATATtgtttgttcttgttgACAAAGCCAAGAGAAAGCAATCAATAGCTGAGGCTCTACATGAGCATGCTATCAAATATCTCACCATCTTAAAGGGTTGCAAGACGATAACCTTGGGATCAACTTTTCCATTGTTTAACTTCTTTAGTGGGTTGCTCTGCAAGGAAATTGCTGAGAACTGGGGTTCCGCATATTCTCCACAGACAGGAAAGACTAAGCTAAGCAATTCTAGTTTACAAATACTCAACTTTTGTAGGTCTACTGGCTGGTTCACTAGCCGATATCCGGTCAGCAGAGTGCTACCAGCTAGAAAATGTATTCTTTTGTTAAACCTGGACAAATGGATGCTCTCTGAGAAGTTGGTGAAGCAATTGAAAGTATTAGGTATCCGGTTTGAAATCGCCAAAGACTACGAGGAGATTATAGAACTcatcaagagaaagagtttTAAAATCAGCGATGACGAAGCTCATTTTGCTGAATTGTATACGGCAGCAGCCGATTATATAGCACAAGAAGGGTTGAAGCAACTGAAGAACacaatcatcttcaaaatgaTAGATGTGAACACTAAGGCATTGATAGGTTCAGTCATATTGTACAATACAAATTCCATGTTGGCCGATTGGTATCCTTATGTGAAGACGATTAGTAAGGGGAAAGTCAATCCGATGAGCTGTCTTACGGGGGTATTTGTGGATTCAAGTTACGAGACGCTCAAACCGGTGATGAAACTTGGTTTGATATGCACAGGTGTCTCATTTGTGAAGCAGTTCCGCATGCAAACGGTAATGTTGGATAATTGCGAAAAGAGCGAGATAGGGGAATTGATTGATAGTGGATTTGAGCTATATTCGGAATATCTTTCGTTATTGGGCATCAAGATGAGTTACGAATGGATTGT GAAGCTCGAACTATACAACTCATCAATCGAGGCATCCAATGCCGTCGGCGATTCGATTGCAGCAAAGATTAATGCCTTTCATCCAACAGATTCAAAACCGTTTGTTCTTGGTCTTCCTACAGgatcttctcctttgaaagtGTATGCCAGATTGATTGAACTATACCAACAAGGTATTGTGGACTTCAGCAACGTTGTTAGTTTCAACATGGATGAGTACTACAATCTTCCCCCTACAAATCCGCAATCTTATCATTACTTCATGTACTCGAACTTTTTTGATCACGTGAATTTCAAACGTGGGAACATCAATATCTTGAACGGAATGGTGGAGAACTGGCAGGAAGAGTGTCGAAGATATGAGGCTAAGATCAAATCGTACGGGAAGATAAACTTTTTCTTGGGTGGAATGGGACCCGAGGGACATCTGGCATTTAATGAAGCAGGATCTACCAGAGAATCAATCACAAGACGGATCtttcttgttgattctACTGTTAGGGCCAACTCTagattctttggaggagagTCAGAGAAGGTTCCAAAATCGGCTCTTAGTGTGGGAATCTCCACCATTTTAGATAACTCGGATGAGGTTTGTATTGTGGTTTTTGGTAAAGCAAAGAATTGGGCTTTACTCCAAACGCTTACAAAAAAGCCTACGTCAGTGATCCCAAGCACTTTCTTAAAGACTCATCATAACACTACCATAGTGGCAGATTACGAAGCCATTGAGGGAGGAAATTGTTCTAAGATTTGA
- a CDS encoding uncharacterized protein (CAZy:CE9~MEROPS:MER0033184) — MAIIRFTNCKLCDEGQLIDHDLYICTRSGQIVEPRLSIDRVVDLHGLIIAPGFIDLQINGCFGFDFSHYSTDENYEAGYDKCLKRLVKTGTTSLCPTMITSTAQNYSRILPFLGKEKRSDRTESLGAHCEGPIISKKKKGCHDVRNLKRPSSKEEFYQVYGGQKTFQYMKIITAAPELEGFLELIPEITGNNVVYSIGHTMATFEQSLAAVKNGATMITHMFNAMPQPHHRNPGPIGLEGLEDEGMCPYFGLISDGIHIHPTYINIIYNSNKERCCLVTDAMNLIGLPDGEYPWEERFVVKKGRSLILKGTDTIAGSATEQAQCMRNLKKWCDIGLAEAVKCVTNHPAKCAHVDDHKGFLRVNYDADLCVIDKDGNVKQVYKLGKKVYDEREDILRGHL; from the coding sequence ATGGCTATCATCAGGTTCACTAATTGCAAACTTTGCGACGAAGGTCAACTTATAGATCATGACCTTTATATCTGCACCAGGTCGGGTCAAATAGTAGAACCGAGATTAAGTATAGATAGAGTTGTGGATCTACACGGATTAATTATAGCCCCGGGTTTCATCGATCTTCAGATCAATGGTTGTTTTGGATTTGACTTCTCTCATTATTCTACAGACGAAAATTACGAGGCCGGTTATGATAAATGTCTTAAGAGATTGGTCAAAACCGGTACCACTTCTCTTTGTCCCACAATGATTACCTCGACAGCTCAGAATTACAGCAGAATTCTTCCCTTCTtaggaaaggaaaaacgGAGTGACCGAACGGAAAGTTTAGGTGCTCACTGTGAAGGGCCCATCAtatccaaaaagaaaaagggTTGTCATGATGTtagaaacttgaagagacCTTCCAGTAAGGAAGAATTCTATCAGGTATATGGAGGCCAGAAGACTTTCCAGTATATGAAGATTATTACGGCAGCTCCTGAATTGGAAGGGTTTCTAGAGCTAATTCCGGAAATTACTGGTAATAATGTGGTATATTCTATTGGTCATACTATGGCCACTTTTGAGCAGTCGTTGGCAGCCGTTAAAAATGGAGCCACTATGATTACTCATATGTTTAATGCCATGCCTCAACCACACCATAGAAATCCCGGTCCAATTGGTCTCgaaggacttgaagatgagggAATGTGTCCGTATTTTGGATTAATATCTGATGGTATTCACATTCATCCTACCTATATTAACATCATTTACAACTCAAACAAGGAAAGATGCTGCCTTGTCACCGATGCGATGAATTTAATAGGACTTCCAGATGGTGAATATCCTTGGGAGGAACGGTTTGTCGTTAAGAAAGGTCgttctttgattttgaaaggtACCGATACCATTGCCGGTTCCGCTACAGAGCAGGCCCAATGTATGAGAAATTTAAAGAAATGGTGTGACATCGGACTAGCCGAAGCTGTGAAGTGTGTTACAAACCATCCCGCTAAATGTGCTCACGTAGATGACCATAAAGGTTTTCTCAGAGTTAATTACGATGCAGACTTGTGCGTCATCGACAAAGATGGTAACGTGAAGCAGGTTTACAAGCTCGGTAAAAAGGTGTACGACGAAAGAGAAGACATCCTTAGAGGACATTTATAG
- a CDS encoding uncharacterized protein (EggNog:ENOG41), with the protein MSHNTLSKTGYVLVAPFWLIWRIIVSGLNRRNLFGLAFNFFTNFSPVMIWLFIFQHASLIPKSIRPQIHSKVAFLMDQYLFGDWFGELEKQAHPLHPQIATLTSVVFGSFLIMIPLSIWYYIYYIRKINYNIFNWYDYLFHYKFEYINCTYKFRPTRLRVIIPFLLPLMASIALNIDYLFASQDPANFTKTKDIIAWLCYVVLHVTVPILTAIYLYAFRPPGTLKCFGFAIGLQNIVAVFTHLLIPMAPPWFTHMYGLNDTEHVNYNQEGYAAGLTRVDSHLGTHLNTNGFHQSPIVFGSVPSIHSAVAFQCFLFLEFQSCSSYHFCKKWASTLGQSTAISDDCEEALISKKPIHLLNLIKSASSSSDSNDCSTGASSSSNPSSSDSSDTWVNSSDSDPSADPSCEDLTFSNYPDQIDEVDEVDDDNEDDDYDTSLEMPFTKELLSPVKHSYSWLQGHLYTASEPSGWAIWKLLTHSAIISRFIGASFLMVQWWATMYLDHHFRFDLFVGMLYAMVSYCIVDWLILQPRVMFNWCQIRLKNVDDKNNEAKTMGMRVFENQSFKWFFDPFA; encoded by the coding sequence ATGTCGCACAACACGCTATCTAAAACCGGATATGTGCTAGTGGCACCTTTCTGGCTTATCTGGAGAATCATTGTTTCCGGGCTTAACAGACGAAATCTGTTTGGCTTGGcattcaacttcttcaccaacttctCTCCTGTAATGATCTGGTTGTTTATATTTCAACACGCCTCATTAATTCCAAAGTCCATTCGTCCTCAGATCCATAGTAAGGTGGCTTTTCTAATGGATCAGTACCTATTTGGTGACTGGTTTGGTGAGCTTGAGAAACAGgctcatcctcttcatcctcagaTTGCTACACTTACCTCTGTGGTTTTTGGCTCCTTTTTAATTATGATACCTCTTTCTATCTGGTATTACATTTACTACATCCGCAAGATCAACTACAACATCTTCAACTGGTATGActatctcttccattaCAAATTCGAATACATTAATTGCACCTACAAGTTTAGACCTACTCGTCTCCGAGTTATTATCCCTTTTCTGCTCCCCTTGATGGCTTCCATAGCGTTGAATATTGACTACCTATTTGCATCCCAGGACCCGGCTAATTTCACAAAGACCAAAGATATTATAGCGTGGCTATGCTACGTTGTGTTACATGTTACCGTTCCGATTCTAACCGCTATTTATCTCTATGCTTTTAGACCTCCCGGAACGCTTAAATGCTTTGGATTTGCAATAGGCTTGCAGAATATTGTTGCTGTTTTCACCCATTTGCTTATTCCCATGGCTCCTCCATGGTTTACGCACATGTACGGTCTTAATGATACCGAGCATGTAAACTACAACCAGGAAGGTTATGCTGCTGGTCTCACCAGGGTCGATTCTCATTTGGGAACTCATCTCAATACTAATGGATTCCATCAATCTCCCATAGTCTTCGGTTCCGTCCCGTCTATTCATTCCGCTGTGGCGTTTCAGtgcttcctctttttgGAGTTCCAGTCTTGCTCATCCTATCATTTCTGTAAGAAGTGGGCGTCCACTTTGGGGCAATCGACTGCTATCAGTGATGATTGCGAAGAAGCATTAATTTCCAAAAAGCCAATCCACCTTCTGAACTTGATTAAATCTGCTAGCAGCTCTTCTGATTCGAATGATTGCAGCACCGGagcctcttcctccagCAATCCATCCTCTTCCGATTCAAGCGACACCTGGGtcaattcttctgattCTGATCCAAGTGCTGACCCTTCGTGCGAGGATCTCACTTTTTCCAATTACCCCGATCAAATCGACGAAGTTGACGAAGTAGAcgatgataatgaagatgatgattacGATACATCTCTAGAAATGCCATTTACTAAAGAGCTACTTTCACCTGTAAAACACTCTTATTCTTGGTTGCAGGGTCATCTTTATACAGCTTCTGAACCCAGTGGATGGGCTATCTGGAAGCTTTTAACACACAGTGCCATTATTTCTAGATTTATAGGAGCTAGTTTCCTCATGGTGCAATGGTGGGCTACCATGTATCTCGATCACCACTTCAGGTTTGATCTTTTCGTTGGAATGCTTTATGCTATGGTTAGCTACTGTATTGTGGATTGGCTTATTCTCCAGCCTAGAGTCATGTTCAACTGGTGTCAGATTCGCCTTAAAAACGTTGACGACAAGAATAATGAGGCCAAGACCATGGGTATGCGGGTCTTTGAGAACCAATCATTCAAATGGTTCTTCGATCCATTTGCATAA